One window of Brevibacillus choshinensis genomic DNA carries:
- a CDS encoding vWA domain-containing protein yields the protein MERKRRWQRILGGMLVSLLLTGCSLGAAGSVISAPQTQLPQTAQELIVATPGPLSGIPFYQPQYPHHDKIAQILDELPPLLDGMNETLLRVYWSELLKLFSEDYLSPQMVVDRWKMASFGSPDVGDARFQFREHFNVEIILDASGSMGEKIGEKTKMELAKEAIKEFAESLPEEAKVSLRVYGHLGSGSDADKQRSCSSSEIVYPLQTYHAKKLNEALGLFEPSGWTSIAYSLQKAQEDLSAFPADKNTNVIYLVSDGIETCGGDPVEVAKKLSESDIMPLLNVIGFDVDAQGQKQLKEIAQASEGLYANVTNRDQFRQELERAKEIAEKWEQWKRDALTEADAVLKDRRKWIDAYDRDWYEKNWRESLNIGAAIDYLAMTGKIGNEAKGFLMQQRATREALATQAKEELTDYLVHLTNKTYQEMKVEIEQKYSGN from the coding sequence ATGGAAAGGAAGCGCAGATGGCAACGTATCCTAGGAGGAATGCTCGTGTCTCTCTTGCTCACAGGCTGTTCGCTGGGAGCAGCAGGCTCTGTGATTTCCGCTCCCCAAACACAGCTTCCCCAGACTGCGCAGGAGTTGATTGTCGCCACTCCTGGTCCGCTCTCTGGTATTCCGTTCTACCAGCCGCAGTATCCCCATCATGACAAAATCGCACAAATTCTCGATGAATTGCCTCCTCTCCTGGACGGCATGAATGAAACGTTGTTGAGAGTGTACTGGTCGGAATTGCTGAAGCTGTTCTCAGAGGATTACCTCAGTCCGCAGATGGTAGTAGACCGGTGGAAGATGGCGTCGTTCGGGAGTCCCGATGTAGGGGACGCGCGCTTCCAATTCCGTGAGCACTTTAACGTAGAAATCATTCTGGATGCGAGCGGGAGTATGGGGGAGAAAATCGGTGAAAAAACGAAGATGGAGCTGGCAAAGGAAGCAATCAAAGAATTTGCCGAATCCCTGCCTGAAGAGGCCAAGGTATCTTTACGCGTATACGGTCATCTGGGGAGTGGGTCCGATGCGGACAAACAGCGATCTTGCAGTAGCAGTGAGATCGTCTACCCCCTGCAAACCTACCATGCGAAAAAACTGAATGAAGCATTGGGATTATTTGAACCATCCGGCTGGACGTCGATTGCGTATTCTTTGCAAAAAGCTCAGGAAGATCTGTCCGCGTTTCCGGCAGACAAAAATACAAATGTGATTTACTTGGTCAGCGACGGTATCGAGACTTGCGGAGGAGATCCGGTCGAAGTGGCAAAAAAGCTGTCCGAGTCAGACATCATGCCGTTGCTCAATGTGATTGGTTTTGATGTGGATGCACAAGGCCAAAAGCAGCTAAAGGAAATCGCGCAGGCGTCGGAAGGATTGTACGCCAACGTAACCAATCGCGATCAATTCCGACAGGAGCTGGAACGAGCCAAGGAAATCGCCGAAAAGTGGGAGCAATGGAAACGGGACGCGCTGACGGAAGCAGATGCGGTGCTCAAAGACCGCAGAAAGTGGATTGATGCGTATGACCGCGATTGGTATGAGAAAAATTGGCGAGAGAGCTTGAACATCGGAGCAGCGATTGACTATTTAGCCATGACAGGGAAAATCGGGAATGAGGCGAAAGGCTTCCTCATGCAGCAACGTGCAACCAGAGAGGCGTTGGCCACCCAAGCGAAAGAAGAGCTGACTGATTATTTAGTTCACCTCACCAATAAGACCTATCAAGAAATGAAAGTGGAGATCGAACAAAAATACAGCGGGAATTGA
- a CDS encoding TadE/TadG family type IV pilus assembly protein has translation MRQLIVLLRNERGNMTILVLTVFFFMLLVIFTVLFNFSSVFVDKEMAANSAELASLAATDVIYDEVEEAIHSYDHSIVNWIDPVYIWPLVEEEMKSIEAANPDWSSSEVQFEAIDRVLLFAIPVYPDLLTHVVVGLDQASSEIPGVVTDILASNKSTLSGSSIKLFNGEDRIEVRTSVRYESKTFGMDFMPKHAEQIYQTGKSRTIGFVKVTGWKQLPHVFSEGEDW, from the coding sequence ATGAGACAGTTGATCGTGCTCTTGCGCAATGAGCGGGGCAATATGACTATACTCGTGTTGACTGTTTTTTTCTTCATGCTCTTGGTGATTTTTACGGTTCTCTTTAATTTCTCTTCCGTCTTTGTCGACAAAGAAATGGCGGCAAATAGTGCTGAGCTAGCCAGCTTGGCGGCGACTGACGTCATCTACGACGAAGTCGAGGAAGCCATCCATTCTTATGACCATTCCATTGTGAATTGGATTGACCCAGTCTATATCTGGCCGTTGGTAGAAGAAGAGATGAAATCAATCGAAGCGGCCAATCCGGATTGGTCATCGAGTGAAGTGCAATTCGAGGCGATCGATCGTGTATTGCTCTTCGCGATTCCTGTATATCCGGATTTACTGACGCACGTCGTGGTAGGACTGGATCAGGCTTCTTCTGAGATTCCTGGCGTCGTCACGGACATTCTCGCGAGCAACAAGAGCACGCTCAGTGGTTCATCCATCAAGTTGTTTAATGGAGAGGACCGTATCGAAGTGAGGACCTCGGTCCGATATGAAAGTAAGACATTCGGGATGGATTTTATGCCAAAGCATGCCGAACAAATCTACCAGACAGGAAAAAGCAGGACGATTGGCTTCGTCAAGGTGACAGGCTGGAAGCAGCTTCCTCACGTATTTTCAGAGGGAGAAGACTGGTGA
- a CDS encoding TadE family protein translates to MGRINGQKGSATVEFLGILPFVFLILLILWQFLTGVYAVIIAQSAANEAAKVYAITGKSIEALDAAQKIVGSAGGGIAYNGGGSGISGDGSYFTAKVGVHLDLFFLPDFIKRNMDEEDRVISFSRELRGRVIH, encoded by the coding sequence ATGGGAAGGATAAACGGCCAAAAAGGCTCTGCGACCGTAGAATTTCTCGGAATCCTGCCGTTCGTATTTTTAATCCTGCTGATTTTGTGGCAGTTTTTGACGGGTGTGTATGCGGTGATCATCGCGCAGTCAGCAGCGAATGAGGCAGCTAAGGTGTATGCCATCACCGGAAAATCTATCGAGGCGCTGGACGCTGCACAAAAGATCGTGGGTAGCGCTGGCGGGGGAATCGCCTATAATGGCGGTGGCTCAGGCATTTCCGGTGACGGCAGTTACTTTACGGCTAAAGTCGGTGTACATCTGGATTTGTTTTTTCTTCCGGATTTCATCAAACGTAACATGGATGAAGAAGACAGGGTGATCTCATTTTCGAGAGAGCTTCGGGGACGGGTGATCCATTAG